In Palaemon carinicauda isolate YSFRI2023 chromosome 18, ASM3689809v2, whole genome shotgun sequence, a genomic segment contains:
- the LOC137657910 gene encoding uncharacterized protein: MDYLEERERIYKEFIEKLKEWRLVRSRTLLGLLYLIDYIDSFHKGSNVANIVGSGAGVVGTGAVLLAPFTGGLSLAVGFGGIAASVLGAAANFVASLRDNSVARENFQKAQDLIERDGKATKELITLVTKHHELTQKVSRCVKDVHTKVNFKSDPQILANSQVASKCLLIGSASAIGKGATKTTAKAIPVATAKAIPVISSVCIAIDVWSIVTTAADMVEGSKSAAGKELYKVVKQLQKQENEVGEIIREVIRIQSQITDSLNEAHKEEEAIKKKNKKKHKTKISGYERLEQSFKEKARIESDDSESDDDDEKRIKFCLMNARSVFNKWGGISCYVLEKGIDVLAVTETWDRKKPWVTVVPGYRKFFYYPREDRRGGGVGALVKVEIAVKDQPVSYNTFECMKCTLTVKFKNKSQDKIHAYILYRPPGSQFSNFLKEFEDLIARSALERNFIIMGDFNISWENLIHPKSFGKMFFTSNKFSRMQSMLRDYGLHQHVNYKTHEDNGILDWVITRQTGRSLIKNLDVDLQIKRSIKLDHYPIIFTVTLRPGLKITNDHE, encoded by the coding sequence ATGGattatttagaagagagagagaggatatataaaGAGTTTATTGAAAAACTTAAAGAATGGAGATTGGTCAGATCTAGGACTCTTCTAGGCTTACTATATCTAATAGATTACATTGACAGTTTTCATAAAGGATCCAATGTCGCCAATATTGTTGGTTCTGGGGCTGGTGTTGTTGGTACTGGTGCAGTTCTTTTAGCTCCTTTCACTGGTGGCTTGTCTTTGGCTGTTGGATTTGGAGGTATTGCTGCTAGTGTCTTGGGTGCAGCTGCAAACTTTGTTGCTTCACTCAGGGATAATAGTGTTGCAAGAGAAAACTTTCAAAAAGCACAGGACCTAATAGAAAGGGATGGAAAAGCAACGAAGGAACTGATTACCTTAGTGACCAAGCATCAtgaactaacacagaaagttagTCGATGTGTCAAAGATGTCCATACTAAAGTAAACTTTAAGTCAGATCCTCAAATTTTGGCAAATAGTCAGGTAGCCTCTAAATGCCTGTTGATTGGTTCTGCTTCTGCAATTGGCAAAGGCGCTACTAAAACAACAGCTAAAGCTATCCCTGTTGCAACAGCTAAAGCAATCCCTGTTATTAGTTCAGTATGTATTGCCATTGATGTATGGTCCATTGTTACTACCGCTGCAGATATGGTGGAAGGATCAAAAAGTGCTGCTGGTAAGGAATTGTACAAAGTTGTCAAACAACTTCAAAAGCAGGAAAATGAGGTGGGTGAAATTATTAGAGAAGTGATCAGAATCCAGTCACAAATCACAGATTCTCTGAATGAAGCACACAAAGAAGAGgaagcaattaaaaaaaagaataaaaaaaaacataagaccaAAATATCTGGATATGAAAGATTAGAACAATCATTTAAAGAAAAAGCTCGGATAGAATCGGATGATTCagagtctgatgatgatgatgagaaacgTATAAAATTTTGCTTGATGAATGCCAGATCAGTGTTTAACAAATGGGGTGGAATTTCTTGTTATGTTCTTGAAAAAGGTATTGATGTTTTAGCAGTAACAGAAACTTGGGACCGTAAAAAACCATGGGTAACGGTAGTACCAGGATACCGAAAATTCTTTTATTACCCTCGGGAAGATAGAAGAGGTGGAGGCGTCGGAGCCCTTGTCAAGGTAGAAATTGCAGTTAAGGATCAGCCAGTTAGCTATAACACCTTTGAATGCATGAAGTGCACCTTAACtgtgaaatttaaaaataaatctcaGGATAAAATACATGCCTATATACTTTATCGACCACCAGGTTCACAGTTCAGCAACTTCCTAAAGGAATTTGAAGACCTTATAGCTCGATCAGCCTTGGAAAGAAACTTCATAATTATGGGCGACTTTAATATAAGTTGGGAAAACTTAATCCATCCCAAGTCATTTGGCAAAATGTTCTTCACCTCTAATAAGTTCTCtcgaatgcagagcatgttgcgcGATTATGGCCTTCACCAACATGTAAATTACAAAACACACGAAGACAATGGAATCTTGGATTGGGTAATTACTCGTCAGACAGGGAGATCTCTAATAAAAAATCTGGATGTAGATTTACAAATAAAGAGATCCATTAAGCTGGATCATTATCCAATCATTTTCACAGTTACACTGAGACCTGGACTTAAGATTACCAATGACCATGAATAA